Proteins encoded within one genomic window of Gallus gallus isolate bGalGal1 chromosome 1, bGalGal1.mat.broiler.GRCg7b, whole genome shotgun sequence:
- the NDUFB2 gene encoding NADH dehydrogenase [ubiquinone] 1 beta subcomplex subunit 2, mitochondrial, producing MLASLGRSAGRLLRVGGVAAGRRHAGGEVHIEPRYRQFPELTRSQVVWSEVLSGFMWFWILWHFWHSSDSVLGHFPYPDSSAWTDEELGIPPDDAE from the exons ATGCTGGCGTCGCTGGGACGTTCGGCGGGACGGCTGCTGCGGGTCGGCGGCGTCGCGGCCGGGAGGCGGCA TGCGGGCGGCGAGGTGCACATCGAGCCGCGATACCGGCAGTTCCCGGAGCTGACGCGGTCGCAGGTGGTGTGGAGCGAAGTGCTCAGCGGCTTCATGTGGTTCTGGATCCTGTGGCACTTCTGGCACAGCTCGGACAGCGTTCTG GGCCACTTCCCGTACCCCGACTCTTCGGCCTGGACTGATGAGGAACTCGGCATCCCACCCGACGACGCCGAGTAG